From the genome of Candidatus Desulfarcum epimagneticum:
GAATTCTCTGGCGTGGGCCTCTCCGAGATTCTGCCCCCCGGACACCCTCAGGACCCGGGCGTGGATGAGATCGGGCAGTTTCCGGGCCGCCTCCCGGTGGATGTCAAAGACAAATCGTTCGTCGGTCTCAAGGCCGGTCCGGCCGGCTTTGAACACGTCGCACACATCCGGGCGGAAGCGTCTTCTTCTCTGGGAGGCCGGGCTCTGGTCGTCAAGGGCCTGTCGGACGGTTTCTTTTTCAATCAAAGGGGCGGTTTGACTCCCGGGCGGATTCGGCATGGCATGGCTCCTTATGGCGACGGGCGGTTTCGCCGGCGGCGGCGAAAAGCCCTTTTCTTTAAGGTTGATATAAAACAGGCATATATGCTAAAAAGACATAAATGATTGAGCCTTGGAAATCAAGGTCTGATTCGACGTTGAGACTGAAAAACGGCTAAAAAAATGAAAACGTTTCAAACCCGCATATTTGAAAAATCGGGTCTGCCCTGGGTCATCCTGGGCGCGGTGGCGGTTTTGTTTCCTTTGTTTTTCTACATGACATCGGACGACATCAGCCGGCAGAAAAAATATTTCACCCGCATGCTTCTGGAAAAGGGGGCCGCCGTCATCGCCTCCATCGAGGCCGGGAGCCGGGCCGCCGAGATGGGTGTTCACTGGAGCGACCCCCAGCTCCAGCGGCTTCTGGCCAAAACCGGGGAGCAGCCCGACATTGTGTACATCATGGTGGCGGACGCCGGGGGACTGATCCTGGCCCACAGCGACCCTTCGGGGATTTTTTCCATGTACGGCGGGAAAGTCGATCTTCCCGGGGCCGTCCGGTCCGGGGATTTGAAGTGGCGTGTGGCGGGCGGGCCCGGCGGGGAGAAAATATTCGAGGTCCGGCGGAGATTTTCCCCGTCGCTTTTTCCCCCGGGCATGGTCCCGGGCGGCCTTGACCCCGGGCATATCTTCGCCGGCCCCCGGGTGATCTTTGTGGGTCTGGACATGGGGCCTTTGGAGGAGGCCCGCATGACCGAAGCCCGGCATACCGTGTTTATGGGCGTTCTTCTTCTTTTGATCGCCTTTTCAGGCGTGGCCCTGCTCATGGGATTTCAGCAGCGCCGCTCGGATAAGGCCTCCCTTTCCCGGGAAAAGGCCGTTTCGGGCAACCTGGTCCGCCACATGCCGGCGGGGGTGGCGGTGGCCGATGAAACGGGGCGCGTGGCGCTTTTCAACCGCGTGGCGGGAAAGATACTGGACGCGGACCCGGCCGATGTCCTGGGCCGGGACGCCGCCGACGCGCTGCCCGGCGCGCTTTTCGATCTGGCCCGGGGCCTGGATTCCGAAAAGCCGTCGGTGGAAACCGAAATCCGCTGCCGGGCCGGCGGCCGTGACATTCCCCTCCAGGCCGGGGCCTCCACGCTCAGAGACGAATCCGGGGCGTTTTTGGGGCATGTGTTTTTGTTTCGGGACCTTTCGACGCAAAAGGCCCTTCAAAGCGAGGTGGAGACCTCCCGACGCCTGGCCTCGACCGGGCGCCTGGCCGCCGGGGTGGCCCACGAGATCCGAAACCCGCTCAGCTCCATCAAGGGCTTCGCCACCTATTTTATGGAGCGTTACGGGGACGCGAGGGAAAACGCCCGAATCGCCTCCATGATGATCAGTGAAATCGAGCGCGTGAACCGGACCCTGGGGCAGCTTCTGGATTTCGCCGGACCCCCGGCGATTTCCAAAACGCCTTTAAACATCCAGACTCTTCTGGAAAATTCCATCCGGACCATTGAAAGACAGGCCGCCGAACAGAAGATTGAAATCCGGACCCGGTTTTCGGCCCGGGACCCGGAAATCCGGGCCGACTCCGACCGGATCGCCCAGGCGTTTTTAAATCTTTTTCTAAACGCCCTGGAGGCCATGGGAGAAGGGGGGATACTGTCGGTCTGTCTGAAGGACGACCCCGGGGGCCTTGAGGTCGTGGTCTCAGACACGGGGCCGGGGATATTTGAGGGGAGCATGGAAAAGATATTCGACCCTTATTTCACCACCAGACCCTCGGGATCGGGCCTGGGGCTGGCCATGACGCGCAACATCGTCAAGGCCCACGGGGGCGATATCCGGGCCGCCAACCGGGAGACCGGCGGGGCCGAGTTCAAACTGTTTTTAAAGAGGCGATGACATGAAAAAAAGACCCTCCATTCTGGCGGTGGACGACGACCCGGCCCACCGGGCCATGCTGGCCGCGCTCCTGGGCGGCTGGGGATACCATGTGGAAGAGGCCGACGACGGCTCCGCCGCCATTGAAAAGACCCGCGAGCGGCCCTTTGACCTGGTTCTGATGGACGTCCGCATGCTTAAAGTCTCGGGCATCGAGGCCCTGGAGGAGATCATGTCCTTCAACCCGGCCGTGCCGGTGATCATCATGACGGCCTACTCCTCGGTGGAAAACGCCGTGGTGGCTTTGAAAAAAGGCGCCTATGACTACCTGGAAAAGCCCCTGGATTTCGACAAGCTGAAAAACATCATCCGGCGGGCCATTGAGCGAACCCGGCCCAGGGACGAAACCCGGGAGTCCGACCCGGCTCCGGGCTTTGACCGGAGCCGGATCGTGGGGGATTCTCCCTCCATGATTCGCCTTCTGGACATGGCGGCCCGGGTGGCGGCCTCGGACGCCACGGTTCTGATCCGGGGAGAGTCGGGCGCGGGCAAGGAGGTCATCGCCTCAGCCATTCATGACGGCAGCCCCAGGAAAAACGGCCCCTTTGTGAAGATCAACTGCGCGGCTTTGACCGAGACCCTTTTGGAATCCGAGCTGTTCGGCCATGAAAAGGGCGCCTTCACCGGCGCCGACCGAAGGCGGGAGGGGAAGTTCGTCCAGTCCGAAGGGGGGTCTTTGTTTCTGGACGAGGTCAGCGAAATGCCCTATCCCATGCAGGCCAAGCTGCTTCGGGCCCTCCAGGAAAGGGAGGTGACCCGGGTGGGAGGGGACGCGGTCATTCATGTGGATGTCCGGGTCATCGCCGCCGCCAACCGGGACCTGGAGGACATGGTCCGGGAAGGGGGGTTCAGGCGGGATTTGTTTTACCGCCTGAACGTCATCGCCCTTGATGTTCCCCCGCTTCGGGACAGACGGCGGGACATCCCTTTGCTGGCGGCCCGGTTTTTAAAGGAGCTGGCCCAAAAAAACAACCGAAACATCCAGGGCTTCACCCCGGCGGCCATGGATGTTCTGGTGAGACACGACTGGCCGGGAAATGTCCGGGAGCTGATGAACGCCGTGGAACGGGGGGTGGTTCTGGGCCGGGGAGACTACCTGGACGCGGGGGATCTGTTCCAGGACTTTGAGCGCGCGCCGGACGGCGACGCGGCTTTGACCATGGGGGAGGGCGGCGGAAACCTTAAGGAGATGGAGCGCGCGGCCATTGAAAAGGCCCTTGAGGCGTCCGGGGGAAACAAAACCCGGGCGGCCCGGCTTTTGGGAATCACCCGCAAGACCCTTTACCGGAAGCTGGCCCGGCATGGCGTTGAGCCCAATTCTTAAAACCGGATTCTTAAACCGGACCGGCCAGGCCGGCTTTGTATATCCGGCAGGGCCCCGACACGGCGTAACCCGGCGCCCGGGCCGGGACAAAGGCCGAGCGTCCTTTTTTCAAAACCAGGGGGGGCGCCCCGCCGGAGATGATTTTGGCCGCTCCCTCCACGCACAGCAGAACCTCGGGGCCGCGCCGCCGCGCCGCCAGGGGTTTTTCCGCGCAGGTCAGGACTGACAGAGAGAAATCCTGCCGGTTTGCGCGAAAGACGCGCTCGTGTTTCCCGATCTTTTCCGGCGCCGCCGGGAGGGGCGGGCCGGTCTTCCAGTCCAGGATTTTCAAAAGCCCAGGGATGTCCATGTGTTTGGAGGTCAGCCCCCCCCGGACCACATTGTCCGAGTTGTTCATCAGCTCGGCGCCCAGGCCCTCCAGGTAGGAATGGGGCGTTCCGGCGTCGATGACCAGGGCCTGGCCCGGCTCAAGGCGAATCAGGTTGAACAGCAGGGGGCCCAGGACCCCCATGTCCCCGGGATAGAGTTTATGAAGCCTTAACACCCACCGGGACGTCTCGTTTTGAGGGGAGTCGGCGGCGGCCGCCGCGGCTTTTTGAATGACGCCGGCCCGGGCCCCGGCCCCCAGGGTCATGAGAGATCGGTAAAAATGTCCCAGGCCCCCAGGGTCCGGACGTTTCTCAAGCCCGGACAGCGCCCCCTCCAGCGCTTTTGAGCGGCAGGGCTGAAAATTTTTCACAATGTCTTCAACGGGACGGAAACCCGCCATGAGGCGAAAGGGGGAGATGGCGTGGATGATCTCGGTTTTGGCGCTTTTGTCCCGGTAGTTTCGATCCCGGGCGTCTAAGGGGACGCCTTGTCCCGATTCCTTTTCAAATCCCTCCCGCGCCTGGGATTTTGTGGGATGGACCTGGATGGAAAGGGGTTTTTCAACCGCCAGGATTTTAAACAGAAAGGGAAGGCGTCCGGAGCGTTTCGCCGCTGTTTCGGGGCCGAGGCAGTCCGCCGGGTTTTTTTCAATGACGCGGTCCAGCGGCGCCCATTCCCCGTTTGTCTCCACCCGGGACGGGGCCTTGGGATGGGCGCCCATCCAAAGCTCGGCTTCGGGCTTCGGCCCTTCAGCGGCGTCCGGGTCAAGGGGCGCTTTTCGGCCGAGAAAATCGGCCAGAAGGGTTCTGGACCCCCAGTCGTACGCCATCACGGGGTTTTTTAACCGGGCGATGGATTTCATGGGATTTGTTTCATCAAAGCTTTTTTTTGTCTGTTGACTCTGGGACGGCCCATCGGCTATATAAATCCCTTTTTCCTTAATTTTTTAATTTTTTCAGGATTCTTATTATGTCCAAAACCAAAAAAGCAGCCGTGGTCCTTCTAAGCGGGGGTCTGGATTCCACCACCGTCATGGCCATGGCCCGGGAGATGGGGTTTGAGCGCTATGCCCTGAGCTTTGATTACGGCCAGCGCCACGCCCTGGAGCTGGACGCGGCCAGGGAGGCGGCTTCGGATTTCGGGGCGCGGGACCACCTGGTCCTGCGCGTGGACCTGGACAAAATCGGCGGATCGGCTCTGACCGGCCCCATGGCCGTTCCCAAAGGCGCGGCCCCGGATGGGGAGCCGGAGGCCATCCCCGTCACCTATGTGCCGGCCCGAAACACCGTTTTCCTGTCCCTGGCCCTTGCCTGGGCCGAGACCCTGGGGGCCTTTGACATCTTCATCGGCGTCAACGCCATTGATTACAGCGGCTATCCCGATTGCAGGCCGGAGTACATCGAGGCGTTTGAGCGCATGGCCAACCTGGCCACAAAGGCCTGCGTCGAAGGGCGGGGCCGCGTCAGAGTCCAAACCCCGCTCATTCAAATGACCAAGGCCCAGATCGTTCAAAAGGGGCTGGCGCTGGGGGTGGATTTTTCAAAGACCCACAGCTGCTACGACCCGTCCCCCGGGGGTCTGGCCTGCGGGGAGTGCGACAGCTGCGTTTTGCGAAAACAGGGGTTTGAAAAAGCCGGGCTCACCGACCCGGCCCTGCTCCGGTGAGCGCCTTTTCTTTTATTCCCACCGGTTCGGGCCCCGACGTTTCAAATTGATATGGTCCCGGCCCCGGCCCCTGTGTTTCAAATCGATATACCCCACGCCTCCCCGGCCGTTGATAAAGGAGTTGAGCAGCCAGCTTGCCGCGCTGATGAGAAGGGAGCCGAAAACCGCCGGCCAGAATCCCGACACCTGGAATCCCGGGGAGATGGCGGACACCATTTTCAGCATGGCGGCGTTCACCACAAAGGTGAACAGGCCCAGGGTCAACAGATTGAGGGGCAAAGTCAGAATCAGGGCCACGGGCCGGAAAAACGCGTTGAGTATCCCCAGCATGGCGGCGGCGAAAAGCGCGGATAAAAACCCGCTCACGCGGATCCCGTCCAGCAGAAACGCGCAGATGATCACCGCGCCGGTCAGGACCAGCCAGCGGATGAGAATGCCTTTCATGGATTTTTCCTTTGCGAACGGCGTCGTAAAAATCCGATCTACTGCGTTTCAGCGTTTTTTTGTTCATTCGGCATACTATGCGTATGGCCTCACTCTCAAAAAAACGCCGCGCCTTGTATATCGAATTTTACGACGCCGTTTAATTCGGTTTCTTACGAGTCTGTCTTTTCCTTCGCCCGCTCAGCCACAGCCTCTCCAAACCGGGAGCACGACACCTCTTCGGCCCCCTCGATCTGACGGGCCAGGTCATAGGTGACGATGCCGTCGGCCACGGCCTTTTCAAGCCCGGCCTCCACCCGGTCCGCCGCCTCTTTCCATCCCATGTGCCGGAGCATCATGGCGCCTGAAAGAATCAAAGAGCCGGGGTTGACCTTGTCCAGCCCCGCGTATTTGGGAGCGGTGCCGTGGGTGGCCTCAAACACGGCGCACTGGGCGCCGATGTTGGCGCCGGGCGCCATTCCAAGCCCCCCCACCTGGGCCGCCAGGGCGTCGGAGATATAATCGCCGTTGAGATTCGGGGTGGCGATGACGTGGTACTCGTCGGGCCGCAGGAGGACCTGCTGAAAGAGCATGTCCGCGATGCGGTCCTTGATGACGATTTTCCCCTCGGGCCTTTGTCCCCCGTGTTTTTCAAACAGGTCCGCCTCGGTGATCACCGAATCCCCGAAATACTCAAGGGCCGCCTCGTAGCCCCATTTGGAAAAGGCGCCTTCGGTGAATTTCATGATGTTTCCCTTGTGCATCAGGCACACGCTGGGCAGATCGTTTTCAATGGCGTATAAAACGGCTTTTTTCACCAGGCGTTTGGTGTTCCCCGGGCTGATGGGCTTGATCCCGATTCCGGATTTGTCGGGCAGGGGGATTCCCATTTTTTTCTTTAAAAAATCCGCCACGGCGCCGGCCCCTTCGGATTCCGATTCCCATTCGATTCCGGCGTACAGGTCCTCGGTGTTTTCCCTGAAAACCGTGATATTGATTTTTTCCGGGTTTTTCACCGGGCTGGGGACCCCGGGTATATGTCTCACGGGCCGCGCGCAGGCGTAAAGATCCAGCTTCTGGCGTATGGCCACGTTCACGCTGCGGATGCCCTCTCCCACCGGGGTGGTGAGCGGCCCCTTGATGGCCACCGCGTGCTCCCGGATGGTGTCCAGGGTCTGGTCGGGGAGCCACTCGCCGGTCTGGTTGAAGCCTTTTTCACCGGCGTAGGTCTCCAGCCAGGAGATTCGCCGTTTTCCGCCGTAGGCGGCCGTCACACCGCTGTCCAGGACCATTTTCGAGGCGCGCCATATGTCCGGGCCGATGCCGTCCCCTTCGATGAATGGAATAATGGGGGTATCCGGAACCAAAAGGGATCCGTCCTCTTCCAGGGTTATTTTTTCAGGTTGGGTCATTTCTTTTATCCTTTCCGTCTTTTGTATTCCTGAGTCTGATCTATCTAATAGTTGTGCCGATTTACGGGTCCAAGATGATCAATATATGATACCTGCTGAATTGTAAGCGTTTGCAGGGCGTCGAATATGCAAGGCGCCGGGCCTGAAGACGTACTCTTGTACTTCAAAGGCCCGGTAACGCAGCAGATACGGCGTCCTGTGAACGCTTGCCAATGATTTTATTCGCCGGCCGCTTTTCGCGCGGGATGACGCCCGCCCGGCGACGGGGTTTTTTGTATGGAAATATCTTTAATTGGGGAAAGTGTCAAGTTTTTCCGGGAAACCGGACCGGCATTCGTTGACTTTCCAGGGCGCCTGTAGTATCTAACGGTCAAAATGGACGGAAATGACAAACAAATGAAACCATTGCCGGAAGACCTGCAAGCCGCCAGACAAAGCCTTGATGAATTTTCGGATGTCGCCCGAAGAGTTCTGGGTTACCTGCCCGATATCGTCTCTAAAAAAACAGAATCCGGAGATTATCTCATCCTGTCCTCGGAAGTCGCCGGGACATCAAAATTCGCCCGTCCGGTCAATAAAGAGTTGTTCATTTTCAGAATCGAAGATTTTGACAAGGGATACAAAGAGTTTCTGTCCATTCTTAAAAAAATCAGAGACAAAAAATCGGTCTCGCAGGAAGAATGCGGTCTCATTGATTCGGTGGTTTACACCCTTCAGCAGTCTGTTGGGATCGGAATGGATTTTTTGTGCAACCCCAACAGCGCAAGAAAGCATGTCGGAAACAGGTTTGAAGAGCTGATCCGTCTCATTGTCACCCAGTTGGGCATTGAAAACAAAAAAATGGTTTTCAAAATTCCCTATCCGTTCGAGGATGGGGAAAAATTCTATTCGTGTGAGACCGATATTATTATCTCTCCGCACAGCTCCATGAAATCAAACACGAAATCGATAGATCAAGACGAAGTGGTCGTTTCGCTTAAAACCACATCAAAAGACAGAATGGGTAAAATATTTCTCGACAAACTTTTAATGGAGAAGTTTGCCGGGCGCCCCGTGAAAGTAGTCGGCATTTTCCTGAATGATGTCCAGAGAAAAGAAACTGAAAAGATCAGTCACACGTTTGTGTCCGGCTTGTTCATGGTTTACACTAAATTTTTAACGGAACTGGATGGCGTCTATTTTGCGGACCCGCCTCCCATAACCCGGAAAAATCCATACAGTGATCACATTTGGCCTTTTTCCAAATTCCTCACAGAGGATATCTGGAAATTGTTATCCCCTTAATCTTCTGCGTCTTTGCGCCGTCTCCGTTTCCTCGCCGGTGTCTGCGATTCTTTGAATATGCTCGCGGTTCTGGAGTCTTTTTTTTATTATTTCGCAATATTCCAGATTGATTTCAGTTCCAAGCCATTTGCGGTTGAAGGCCTCGGCCACCGCATAAGTCGTTCCAGACCCGCCGAAAGGATCCACAATCAGACCATCCGGGTTCGAAGAGGCCAGCACACACTTTCGAACCAATTCAATGGGTTTTTGGGTGGGATGTTTTTCCCTCTCCCAGGAGTTGTTGGTTAATGTCGGTATTTCCAGCACATCCTTTGGTTTCGCTCCTTTTGGATGCGGCGTCCAGACATAGCTCCTGCCATTGCCGTATTGCGAAGTTTTGGCCTGGGGATGTCTGGGGTATTTAAGGGTGTGGGCATTATAGGGAACCCTGACCTCATCCACATTAAAAATATTTTTTTTGCCTTTTCTAAAGTGCAGCAAACTTTCATGAGATCTCCCCCAGTCATTGGAAAGATTGGCCTTGTTTCGATAGTACCAGACCAGCCATTTACAGCCCTTAAACAAACGGCTTGCGGCCCATTTGAGGTCCGCTAATATTTCAGAAAATCCGCAAATATAGAGACTGCCGTCGGGCGTCAGCGCCCGATGGGCCTCCTCAATCCACTCCATGCTCCAATCCACATATTGTTTTTGAGAGTCAAACGTGTCCCATTCCGCTTTTTTGATATTATACGGCGGGTCGGCGAAAACAAGTTGAACCGATGACGTTTCTATTGTTTTAAAAAAAGTCGCGGCGTCCTCGTTAAATAATTTTCCAAGTCCTGTCTCAAAAACCGGTTTGGCCTGAATTCGCAAAGAATCGGCATAGTCGGTGATATACCGCTGCCTTAATTCTTTTATCACAAGCTCAATCCGGTCTTCGTTGTAAACCCGGTAATTATTAATGGGATGCCTTTGAGAAGGGAATTTTCCGGATTTGTCCCATCGTCTCAAAGTCGCTGAGCTTACACCGATTTTTTTGGCGGCCTGGCTTATTGTAAGATAGTTTTCCATGGCTTGTCACAAGTGACGGCATCGTAAAAAATCCGATCTACTGCGTTCCAGCGTTTTTTTGTTCCTTCGGCATACTATATGTATGGCCTCAGTCTCAAAAAATCACTGCGCCTTGTATATCGAATTTTTACGACGCCGTCGGACCCATTTTTTACGAGTTTATCAAGTGTTTTAAGATTAAAAAACATTGAACAACATTATGCATAAACCTTATACAAAAACACGCGCGGTCATGTCAACACGTTTGTTTAAACATTCTCTGGAAAGAAACGGCGTTAAGCTTTAATGAATTGATTTAACTGTAAAAATAAAAGAAATTTTTTGATTCGCCGAAAGGGATCGGATATGTGTGAGGATTTTCCGTTAAACCAGATCGGAATATTTTGAAAAGCGCTGTCATCCCCAACTGGAAAGAGGCGCGGGGACAGACCGATGCGAATGAAGAGAGGCGGGATCGCGCGGAAAAACTCAAATACGCCGGGAACAGGGGCCGACCCTTCCGGGCCGGCCCCCGCTCGGATTTGGTGCCTGGGGTGAGAATCGAACTCACACAGCCATTTAAGACCGAGGGATTTTAAGTCCCTTGCGTCTACCAATTCCGCCACCCAGGCAAAGGGGGCGTCGCTTTTTTAAATGTTGGAATATATTTGATTCGCCGGGTCGTGTCAAGGGACAAAAACGCGGCCGGCGGAAATTTTTATTCCCGGGGGGTTTCGCTTTCGCCTTTTTCCAGAAGACTTTTCAGGCAGGTCTGGCGGACGGCGGCGTCCCGGTTTTTCACCGCCATGGCCAGGGCCCGGCGGCTTCCCGTTAAAACAGCCAGCTTTTTGCCCCGGGTGAGCGCGGTGTAAATGAGGTTTCTGAAAAGCATTTTAAAATGCTGGGTGAAAACCGGCGTGATCACGGCGTCGAACTCGCTTCCCTGGGACTTGTGAATGGTGATGGCGTAGGCCAGATCCAGCTCGGGAAGGTTTTCCCGGCTGTAGCGCGCCTGCCTGGAGTCCGGGAAAAAAGACACCCGGCATGAGGCGTTTTGGGGATCCACCTCCCGGATGACGCCGATGTCGCCGTTGAACACCCCCAGGTCGTAGTTGTTCCGGCGGTGGATGACCCGGTCGCCCTCCCGGAGGATTTTGTCGCCGAACACGAGCTGTTTTTTCCCGGGGCCGGGGGGATTGGCCGATTCCTGGAGCAGGCGGTTTAAATTCACGGAGCCCAGGCTCCCCCGGGTCATGGGCGTCAGGACCTGTGTCTCCCGGCCGGGGCCCAAGTATTTGGGAATCCAGTCCACATAGAGTTTGACGATGGTCCGGGCGGCCGAAAGCCCGTAGCGCAGAGACGACCAGGGATGGACCTGTTTCAACACCGCGCAAAGCTCCCGGACCCCGTTTTCGGCCCGGGCCAGCTCTTGAAGGTCCACGTGCCGGAATTTATCAGGAATCGTCATTTCAGTCTCCCAGGGCGAGGCCGGGTCGTCGATTCTGAACTCGTAAGGATCGGCACCGCCGTCCGCCGTGTCTTCCCGGCG
Proteins encoded in this window:
- a CDS encoding conserved hypothetical protein (Evidence 4 : Unknown function but conserved in other organisms), with protein sequence MKTFQTRIFEKSGLPWVILGAVAVLFPLFFYMTSDDISRQKKYFTRMLLEKGAAVIASIEAGSRAAEMGVHWSDPQLQRLLAKTGEQPDIVYIMVADAGGLILAHSDPSGIFSMYGGKVDLPGAVRSGDLKWRVAGGPGGEKIFEVRRRFSPSLFPPGMVPGGLDPGHIFAGPRVIFVGLDMGPLEEARMTEARHTVFMGVLLLLIAFSGVALLMGFQQRRSDKASLSREKAVSGNLVRHMPAGVAVADETGRVALFNRVAGKILDADPADVLGRDAADALPGALFDLARGLDSEKPSVETEIRCRAGGRDIPLQAGASTLRDESGAFLGHVFLFRDLSTQKALQSEVETSRRLASTGRLAAGVAHEIRNPLSSIKGFATYFMERYGDARENARIASMMISEIERVNRTLGQLLDFAGPPAISKTPLNIQTLLENSIRTIERQAAEQKIEIRTRFSARDPEIRADSDRIAQAFLNLFLNALEAMGEGGILSVCLKDDPGGLEVVVSDTGPGIFEGSMEKIFDPYFTTRPSGSGLGLAMTRNIVKAHGGDIRAANRETGGAEFKLFLKRR
- the zraR gene encoding fused DNA-binding response regulator in two-component regulatory system with ZraS: response regulator; sigma54 interaction protein (Evidence 2a : Function from experimental evidences in other organisms; PubMedId : 11243806, 21140164, 2666400; Product type r : regulator) — encoded protein: MKKRPSILAVDDDPAHRAMLAALLGGWGYHVEEADDGSAAIEKTRERPFDLVLMDVRMLKVSGIEALEEIMSFNPAVPVIIMTAYSSVENAVVALKKGAYDYLEKPLDFDKLKNIIRRAIERTRPRDETRESDPAPGFDRSRIVGDSPSMIRLLDMAARVAASDATVLIRGESGAGKEVIASAIHDGSPRKNGPFVKINCAALTETLLESELFGHEKGAFTGADRRREGKFVQSEGGSLFLDEVSEMPYPMQAKLLRALQEREVTRVGGDAVIHVDVRVIAAANRDLEDMVREGGFRRDLFYRLNVIALDVPPLRDRRRDIPLLAARFLKELAQKNNRNIQGFTPAAMDVLVRHDWPGNVRELMNAVERGVVLGRGDYLDAGDLFQDFERAPDGDAALTMGEGGGNLKEMERAAIEKALEASGGNKTRAARLLGITRKTLYRKLARHGVEPNS
- the manA gene encoding Mannose-6-phosphate isomerase, class I is translated as MKSIARLKNPVMAYDWGSRTLLADFLGRKAPLDPDAAEGPKPEAELWMGAHPKAPSRVETNGEWAPLDRVIEKNPADCLGPETAAKRSGRLPFLFKILAVEKPLSIQVHPTKSQAREGFEKESGQGVPLDARDRNYRDKSAKTEIIHAISPFRLMAGFRPVEDIVKNFQPCRSKALEGALSGLEKRPDPGGLGHFYRSLMTLGAGARAGVIQKAAAAAADSPQNETSRWVLRLHKLYPGDMGVLGPLLFNLIRLEPGQALVIDAGTPHSYLEGLGAELMNNSDNVVRGGLTSKHMDIPGLLKILDWKTGPPLPAAPEKIGKHERVFRANRQDFSLSVLTCAEKPLAARRRGPEVLLCVEGAAKIISGGAPPLVLKKGRSAFVPARAPGYAVSGPCRIYKAGLAGPV
- the queC gene encoding 7-cyano-7-deazaguanine synthase codes for the protein MSKTKKAAVVLLSGGLDSTTVMAMAREMGFERYALSFDYGQRHALELDAAREAASDFGARDHLVLRVDLDKIGGSALTGPMAVPKGAAPDGEPEAIPVTYVPARNTVFLSLALAWAETLGAFDIFIGVNAIDYSGYPDCRPEYIEAFERMANLATKACVEGRGRVRVQTPLIQMTKAQIVQKGLALGVDFSKTHSCYDPSPGGLACGECDSCVLRKQGFEKAGLTDPALLR
- a CDS encoding conserved membrane hypothetical protein (Evidence 4 : Unknown function but conserved in other organisms), which translates into the protein MKGILIRWLVLTGAVIICAFLLDGIRVSGFLSALFAAAMLGILNAFFRPVALILTLPLNLLTLGLFTFVVNAAMLKMVSAISPGFQVSGFWPAVFGSLLISAASWLLNSFINGRGGVGYIDLKHRGRGRDHINLKRRGPNRWE
- the icd gene encoding isocitrate dehydrogenase, specific for NADP+; e14 prophage (Evidence 2a : Function from experimental evidences in other organisms; PubMedId : 10623532, 2204109, 2682654, 3112144, 9298646, 9352899; Product type h : extrachromosomal origin), with protein sequence MTQPEKITLEEDGSLLVPDTPIIPFIEGDGIGPDIWRASKMVLDSGVTAAYGGKRRISWLETYAGEKGFNQTGEWLPDQTLDTIREHAVAIKGPLTTPVGEGIRSVNVAIRQKLDLYACARPVRHIPGVPSPVKNPEKINITVFRENTEDLYAGIEWESESEGAGAVADFLKKKMGIPLPDKSGIGIKPISPGNTKRLVKKAVLYAIENDLPSVCLMHKGNIMKFTEGAFSKWGYEAALEYFGDSVITEADLFEKHGGQRPEGKIVIKDRIADMLFQQVLLRPDEYHVIATPNLNGDYISDALAAQVGGLGMAPGANIGAQCAVFEATHGTAPKYAGLDKVNPGSLILSGAMMLRHMGWKEAADRVEAGLEKAVADGIVTYDLARQIEGAEEVSCSRFGEAVAERAKEKTDS
- a CDS encoding conserved hypothetical protein (Evidence 4 : Unknown function but conserved in other organisms) translates to MDGNDKQMKPLPEDLQAARQSLDEFSDVARRVLGYLPDIVSKKTESGDYLILSSEVAGTSKFARPVNKELFIFRIEDFDKGYKEFLSILKKIRDKKSVSQEECGLIDSVVYTLQQSVGIGMDFLCNPNSARKHVGNRFEELIRLIVTQLGIENKKMVFKIPYPFEDGEKFYSCETDIIISPHSSMKSNTKSIDQDEVVVSLKTTSKDRMGKIFLDKLLMEKFAGRPVKVVGIFLNDVQRKETEKISHTFVSGLFMVYTKFLTELDGVYFADPPPITRKNPYSDHIWPFSKFLTEDIWKLLSP
- a CDS encoding Methyltransferase, with the protein product MENYLTISQAAKKIGVSSATLRRWDKSGKFPSQRHPINNYRVYNEDRIELVIKELRQRYITDYADSLRIQAKPVFETGLGKLFNEDAATFFKTIETSSVQLVFADPPYNIKKAEWDTFDSQKQYVDWSMEWIEEAHRALTPDGSLYICGFSEILADLKWAASRLFKGCKWLVWYYRNKANLSNDWGRSHESLLHFRKGKKNIFNVDEVRVPYNAHTLKYPRHPQAKTSQYGNGRSYVWTPHPKGAKPKDVLEIPTLTNNSWEREKHPTQKPIELVRKCVLASSNPDGLIVDPFGGSGTTYAVAEAFNRKWLGTEINLEYCEIIKKRLQNREHIQRIADTGEETETAQRRRRLRG